The following coding sequences are from one Caloranaerobacter sp. TR13 window:
- a CDS encoding GNAT family N-acetyltransferase: MFEFREIDEKLRKRVYDFIAENWGSPIIVSRGKKHFIDKLPGYLVMRENDIIGLITYNIVDGECEIISLDSKQENLGIGTKLINLVIDKAKKSNCRRVWLITTNDNIKAIRFYQKRGFNMKALHLNAVVKSRKIKPEIPLYGFDNIPILHEIEFEKIL, encoded by the coding sequence ATGTTTGAATTTAGAGAAATAGATGAAAAATTAAGGAAAAGGGTATATGATTTTATTGCAGAAAATTGGGGTTCACCAATTATAGTTTCTAGAGGTAAAAAACATTTTATTGACAAACTACCAGGATATCTAGTAATGAGAGAAAATGATATTATTGGACTTATTACTTACAATATAGTTGATGGTGAATGTGAAATTATTTCTTTAGATAGCAAACAAGAAAATTTGGGTATAGGAACTAAATTAATCAACTTAGTAATAGATAAAGCAAAAAAGAGCAATTGCAGACGAGTATGGTTAATTACAACAAATGATAATATTAAAGCGATAAGATTTTATCAAAAAAGAGGTTTTAACATGAAAGCACTTCATTTAAATGCGGTAGTTAAGTCAAGAAAAATAAAACCTGAAATACCATTGTATGGCTTTGATAATATACCAATACTACATGAAATTGAATTTGAAAAGATATTATAG
- a CDS encoding PstS family phosphate ABC transporter substrate-binding protein has product MLSRKTKKVLALTLSLVIVIFTFVGCGSKTQNQGTNDQGKDATGNLSGKIEIDGSSTVFPITEAMAEEFQKMHKDIKITVGVSGTGGGFKRFTKGETDISDASRPIKDKEVKLAEENGIKYKQVKVAYDGISILVNPQNDWVDNLTVEELKKIWEPNSTVKTWKDVRPEWPDKEIKLYGPGTDSGTFDYFTEEIIGESGRIRTDFTASEDDNVLVQGIAGDKYALGYFGYAYYVENKDVLKVVPINGVEPTAETIENGKYTPLSRPLFIYVSQNSFNNKEQVREFVKYYLENARDIVPETGYVPLKKEVYDKQLKELLSGQ; this is encoded by the coding sequence ATGTTAAGCAGAAAAACTAAGAAAGTTTTAGCTCTAACTTTAAGTTTAGTAATAGTTATTTTTACATTTGTAGGATGTGGTAGTAAAACACAAAATCAAGGAACAAACGATCAGGGGAAAGATGCTACAGGTAATTTATCTGGAAAGATAGAAATAGATGGTTCCAGTACAGTTTTTCCTATAACTGAAGCTATGGCTGAGGAATTTCAAAAGATGCATAAAGATATTAAAATAACAGTAGGAGTATCAGGAACAGGTGGAGGATTTAAAAGATTTACAAAGGGAGAAACAGATATAAGTGATGCATCAAGACCTATAAAAGATAAAGAAGTGAAATTGGCCGAAGAAAATGGCATTAAATATAAGCAAGTTAAGGTTGCATATGATGGAATTTCAATATTAGTTAATCCACAAAATGATTGGGTTGATAATTTAACAGTTGAAGAGTTAAAGAAAATCTGGGAACCAAACAGCACAGTGAAAACATGGAAAGACGTAAGACCTGAATGGCCAGATAAGGAAATAAAACTTTATGGTCCAGGAACTGACTCGGGTACTTTTGATTATTTTACAGAAGAAATCATTGGAGAAAGTGGAAGGATTAGAACAGATTTTACAGCTTCAGAGGATGACAATGTATTAGTTCAAGGTATAGCAGGAGATAAGTACGCATTAGGCTATTTTGGATATGCTTATTATGTTGAAAATAAAGATGTATTAAAGGTTGTACCTATAAATGGTGTAGAACCTACAGCAGAGACTATAGAAAATGGTAAATATACACCACTTTCAAGACCATTATTCATATATGTATCACAGAATTCATTTAATAACAAAGAACAGGTTAGAGAATTTGTTAAGTACTACTTAGAAAATGCAAGAGATATCGTTCCAGAAACAGGTTATGTTCCATTAAAAAAAGAAGTTTATGACAAACAATTAAAAGAATTATTATCAGGACAGTAA
- the ychF gene encoding redox-regulated ATPase YchF codes for MKLGIVGLPNVGKSTLFNAITAAGAESANYPFCTIEPNVGVVAVPDERLEKLAEMINPKKVTPTAIEFYDIAGLVKGASKGEGLGNKFLSHIREVAAIVHVVRCFEDENITHVEGNIDPIRDIEIINLELILSDLELINKRIAKTEKLLKGDKSYQKELDILIRIRKVLEEGKSVRVLDFDEEEEKLVKGLNLLSYKPILYAANISEDEITSENENEYVKKVKEYAKKENSEVVTICGKIEAEISELDDEEKIEFLQELGLKESGLDKLIKASYKLLGLISFLTAGEKEVRAWTIKRGTKAPQAAGKIHSDMERGFIRAEVISYNDLISAGGYSQAREKGLIRLEGKDYVMQDGDVVVFRFNV; via the coding sequence ATGAAATTAGGAATAGTAGGTTTACCAAATGTGGGAAAAAGTACTCTTTTTAATGCAATTACAGCTGCTGGAGCAGAATCAGCTAATTATCCTTTCTGCACAATAGAACCAAATGTTGGTGTAGTTGCTGTGCCTGACGAAAGACTTGAAAAATTAGCAGAAATGATAAATCCTAAAAAAGTAACTCCAACTGCAATTGAATTTTATGACATTGCAGGACTTGTTAAAGGTGCAAGTAAAGGCGAAGGTTTAGGAAATAAATTTCTATCTCATATAAGAGAAGTAGCTGCTATTGTTCATGTAGTAAGATGTTTTGAAGATGAAAATATCACTCATGTTGAAGGAAATATAGACCCTATACGCGATATTGAAATTATCAATTTAGAGCTTATTCTTTCCGATCTTGAATTAATTAATAAAAGAATAGCTAAAACAGAAAAATTACTAAAAGGTGATAAATCCTATCAAAAAGAACTTGATATTTTAATCAGAATTCGTAAAGTTCTAGAAGAAGGAAAATCCGTAAGAGTACTTGACTTCGATGAAGAAGAAGAAAAGCTTGTTAAAGGATTAAATTTGCTATCATATAAACCTATATTATATGCAGCTAATATTTCAGAAGATGAGATCACGTCAGAAAATGAAAATGAATATGTTAAAAAAGTTAAAGAATATGCAAAAAAGGAAAATTCTGAAGTAGTAACTATATGTGGAAAAATCGAAGCAGAGATTTCAGAACTAGATGATGAAGAAAAGATAGAATTCTTACAAGAACTTGGATTAAAAGAATCAGGCTTAGACAAACTTATTAAAGCAAGTTACAAACTTTTAGGTTTGATTTCTTTCTTAACAGCAGGAGAAAAAGAAGTTAGAGCTTGGACTATTAAAAGAGGAACTAAAGCTCCACAAGCAGCAGGAAAAATACACTCTGACATGGAAAGAGGCTTTATCAGAGCAGAAGTTATAAGTTATAATGATTTGATAAGTGCAGGCGGATATAGCCAAGCTAGAGAAAAAGGTTTAATAAGATTAGAAGGTAAGGACTATGTAATGCAAGATGGAGATGTAGTAGTATTTAGATTCAATGTATAA